The following nucleotide sequence is from Nitrospira sp..
TCGCGCTTCGACTCAAAGGCGACCGTAATGCTGCGTTGGATCGATCCATCATCGCGCTGCAACGGGCCGGGCATCCGGTATTTCGATTGAACCTGGCGGACCGCTACGACCTCGGCGGGGAATTCTTCCGTTGGGAATTCGCGACCGCGGTCGCAGGACATGCGCTCGGCATCCATCCGTTCGATCAGCCGAACGTGCAGGAAAGCAAAGACAACACCGCTCGCGTCTTAAAAGACGTTGAAACACAAGGACGATTCCGCTCACTGCCGATGCTCACGCCCAAGCAGGCACTGACCCGATTGCTCGAACAGGCGGCGCCCAATCGCTACCTGGCCATTCTGGCGTACACCACTCCCGGCCCTCAACTGGATGCCTCGATACGTGCGTTGCGCAAAGCGGTGATGCTGCGCCACCACATCGCCACCACTGCGGGCTATGGTCCCCGGTACCTGCATTCCACAGGCCAACTCCACAAAGGCGGCCCGAACAGCGGCCTGTTCCTCGAATTCGTGGACAGCATGAAACCTGACGTTCCGGTCCCCGACAAGTTCTATTCCTTCGGCACGCTGGCACAGGCGCAAGCTGTCGGGGATCTTCAATCATTGCAGACGCATCAGCGCCCGGCCGTACGTATCGCCCTCGGCCCCAATCCCGTGCGCACTATCCGAAGCCTTATTGCCATGCTCACCCCAGCCAAAGCCGGCCGTCGTAAACCCGCTGCAACAAAACGTCCTCTCCCCAAACGCGGCACTCACCGTTGACATGTTCCAGGCTCCAGAAATCCACCACTTCTCTGACACCCAGGAACTGACCCGTGCCGCGGCAGGCCTCTTCCTGGAAATGGGCAGGCGGGCGATCACCGAGCGGCATCGTTTCCTCGTGGCTCTCTCGGGCGGCTCAACTCCGAAGACCCTGTATTCGATCCTGGCCAGCAAGGAGTACGCACGGCAACTCGACTGGAGCAAGGTGCACTTTCTGTTCGGCGACGAGCGGAGCGTACCGCCTACACATGCCGACAGCAATTTCGCCATGGCGAACGCCATGTTGTTCAGCCCCTTGCACATTCCCTCCGCACAGATTCACAGGATACGCGGCGAAGACCCGCCTGAAGCGGCGGCAGCTCACTATGAAACCACCCTGCGTCACCTCACTGCAGCCGCCCCCGGACAATGGCCACAATTGGATCTTGTCCTTCTGGGCATGGGCGACGATGGCCACACCGCGTCCCTCTTTCCCGGTACGGCATCACTGACTGAAGAGACTCGTTGGGTGGTTCCCGGCACTTCTCCCCAGGGAACGCGGGCACGGGTGACTCTCACCCTAGGTGTGATCAATCACGCGAGTGTGATACTGTTCCTCGTCGCCGGACTGAACAAAGCCGCGGTCGTGCGACGCCTACTGGAGCAGCGGCCCGGTGATCCCGGCCCGTATCCCGCAGCCTTGGTTCGGCCTGAGACCGGACGACTGTTGTGGTATCTTGACCGCGCCGCGGCATCCGAATTGACCGCAACCACTGACGATTAGTCATCGCAAGAGGCACCATGATCCTGGCAGGCGATATCGGAGGCACAAAAACCAATCTGGCGCTCTACGACTGGACGACTGAACGGGTCGAGCCGGTGCGGGAAGATAGTTTCCATAGCGCGGACTATAAGACCCTCGAAGAAATCATCGAAGAATTTCTCAGTACACCGTTGCCCAAGCCACACGCAGAAGACGAGCTGGGAGACGAGCCCGTCGAGGTGCCGGCAGAAGGAACCACGAAGGCACCGGAGCTTCCCCCAGAGCCCATCAAATTAACGGCGGCGTGCTTCGGCGTGGCAGGGCCGGTGATCGATAACCGTTGCCGCACCACCAATCTTCCCTGGTTCATTGATGGGGCGACACTCGCGGAACGATTCGCCATCCCGCAGGTCCGCCTGCTCAACGACCTCGAAGCAACGGCCCATGGCCTCCTCCTCCTGAACCCCGATGAAATCGTAGTGCTGAACGCCGGCACCCCGCCGAAGAAAAAACAGGCCCTCGCCTTGATC
It contains:
- the pgl gene encoding 6-phosphogluconolactonase, giving the protein MFQAPEIHHFSDTQELTRAAAGLFLEMGRRAITERHRFLVALSGGSTPKTLYSILASKEYARQLDWSKVHFLFGDERSVPPTHADSNFAMANAMLFSPLHIPSAQIHRIRGEDPPEAAAAHYETTLRHLTAAAPGQWPQLDLVLLGMGDDGHTASLFPGTASLTEETRWVVPGTSPQGTRARVTLTLGVINHASVILFLVAGLNKAAVVRRLLEQRPGDPGPYPAALVRPETGRLLWYLDRAAASELTATTDD